The genomic segment AACATTGCTGAACGCTGGGGGCTGAGCCTTAATTTCAATTCGGGACTGTAAAAAACCGGTGAAAGTTTGGTCGTGAGCTTCAGAAGCAGGCATGACCTGACACCAGGATGGCCCGCAGGCAGGGTAACATAGGATGAGCGAACCAGAGATCGCGGACGACGTCAGAAAAACAAAAAAGAAAAAAAAGAAAAAAATGAAAAAGCTGAAACAGATGTTGTTTCAGCATTCGCCCGAACTCGTTCGCGAGGTTCTGCATGCCCTGGAAAGCGGGGATGAAGAGCAGCTGGATTATCTGCTGAGTTCCCTGCATTCGGCGGACCTGGCCGACCTGATTGAACAGCTAGGCAGCACCGACCGCCAGGCGTTGATCGCCTATCTCGGCCGGGATCTGGACCCGGATGTGCTGACGGAACTGGATGAAAGCGCCCGGGATCATGTGATTACCCAAATGGATGACAAGGATGTGGTCGCGGCCATGACGCGCCTGGAATCCGATGACGTCATCCATGTGTTGGAGGACCTTGACGAAGAGGACCGCCAGCGGATTATTGATGCCTTGCCGAAAGATAACCGGCTGGCGGTGGAACAGGGGCTGTCTTATCCCGAAGACAGCGCCGGGCGGCTTCTTCAGCGCAAGCTGATTGCGGTACCGGGCCTATGGTCGGTGGGACAGGTGATCGACTATCTGCGGGAAGAAACGGACCTGCCCGAAGAGTTTTATGAAATTTTCGTCACGGATCCGCTGCATCACCCGATCGGCACCGTGCGGCTCAGTCATCTGTTGAGAACCAAGCGGGATGTGAAGATCAGTGAAATCATGGATCCGGACCCCAAAGTGGTGCCTGTGGACATGGACCAGGAAGAGGTGGCGTTTTTGTTTCGCCAATATGACCTCACGTCCATGGGGGTGGTGGACAAGGCCGGCCGGCTACTGGGGATGATCACCGTGGATGACGTGGTTGACGTGATTGACGAAGAGGTCGAGGAGGACATCCTGCGCATGGCCGGGGTGCAGGATTCGGATATTTCCGAAAGTGTGTTTGAAGCATCCCGAAATCGCATCATCTGGTTGCTGATCAATCTGGGTACTGCGCTTCTGGCCTCTGTGGTGATTGCTCAGTTTGATGCGACCATCGAGCAGATGGTGGCGTTGGCCATTTTGATGCCGATTGTGGCGTCCCTTGGGGGCAATGCGGGTAATCAAACCATGACGGTGGCAGTGCGGTCTCTCGCCACGCGGGAACTCACCTCGTCCAATGCCCGGCGGGTGGTCAGCCGTGAATTGCTTATTGCCCTGCTCAATGGGGCCGCGCTGGCGGTGCTGATTGGTATTCTGGCAGCGTTATGGTTTAACAATCCGGCCCTGGGCGGTGTGATTTCGCTGGCCATGATCGTCAATATGATCTTTGCCGGATTGGCCGGAATTGTGATTCCGATTACCCTGCAACGATTGAAAATCGATCCGGCGCTGGCGAGCACGGTGCTGGTGACGGCGGTGACTGATGTTATCGGGTTTTTCGCGTTTCTGGGCCTTGCCGCCCTGTTATTGCTGTAGCAGGGGGACGGAATGACGGTGCACCTGCTGAAATTATGCGTCGGCGTGGATAGCGTGGAGCATCTTGTGGAATTGCGCCAGGGCCGCCCATTGCACCGGGCAGCGGATGGCACGCCGTGCAACAGTCATGTCACCCGTTTTATGCCGAAACGTGCCGAAGAGCTGCTGGATGGTGGTTCGTTATACTGGGTGATCAAGGGATTTATTCAGGTGCGCCAGAAAATTATCGGGTTTGAGCCGGTGAAAACCGATCAGGGAATTAAATGCCGCATCCTTCTCGATCCGCAATTGGTGCGGACCGAAAGCCAGCCGCGCCGCCCGCATCAGGGCTGGCGGTATCTGGAGCCCAAAGATGCCCCCCGGGATCTGCCGCATGGCGCGCAGGGGGCGGACCTGCCGGCAGAACTGCGTTCTGAGCTTCAGGAGCTGGGGCTGATCTGAGACACTGGCAAAACCGCCGGGGTCTTTGGAGCTGACCTTATCCGTTGAGCAGATCAAGAACCTGGGTATGAAGCCGCGTGTCACCGCAGGCGACGACCTGTCCCCCCTGATCCGCCGGCCCGCCCTCCCAGGTGGTGACGACCCCCCCCGCATTTTCCACAATCGGGATCAACGCCTGAATGTCATAGGCTTCAAGACCGCTTTCGATGACGATGTCGATGAAACCGCAGGCCAACATGGCATAGGCATAACAGTCATACCCGTTGCGCATCATGGTGGCCCGGGCGGCCACCCGCTCGAACGCGGCGCGATCTTCCTCGGTGGCGAAAAGCTGGATCGGATCGGTGGTGGAAATGGTGGCAGCACCAATATCGGGGCAGGCCCGGGTATGGATAGGCGTGCCGTTGAGCATGCTGCCTTCCGGCGTGCCAATAAAACGTTCCTTGAGGTAAGGTTGGTCCAGCATGCCGATCACCGGTTGCTGCCCGTCGTTGAGGGCAATGAGCGTGCCCCAGAGCGGAATGCCGGTGATAAAGGCCCGCGTGCCGTCGATCGGATCAATGATCCAGGACCATCTTTCGACCCAGCCTTCGGCGCCGAAATGTTCGCGGCCGAGTTCTTCCCCCACCAAATCATGTTCTGGGTATCGTTGATGGATCAGGGTCCGGATCACCTGTTCCGCTTCCTTGTCTGCTTCTGTTATTGGATCAAAATCAGTGTTGAGTTTCCGCCCTTTGTTGGCCACATCAAGCGGCTGGCGAAAGGATTTCAGGGTCACTTTTGCCGAGGCTTCGGCGAGCGTATCCAGAAAATTTATATATTCCCTGATTTTGTCGGATGTCAGAGTTTCGGACATGGAACACGTTTCCCTGAATTGTCACGAAGTGTTGCGATGAATGATTTGAATTATCTGATTATTTGAATTATCAGGGCGGAGCCTATATCTATGTTCGGGATAAGTAAAGTTTTGTCAAGTAAAGCCGGAACCGGCGTCATGATCCCTTACGGGACGAGGCGGTGCTTTCTGGAAAACGGTATCACGTATGAAAAGCTGTGATTTTCTCATTATCGGCGGGGGCATTGCCGGGGCGTCGGCGGGGTATTTCCTGAGCCCCCACGGCAAGGTTCTTGTGCTGGAAAAAGAACAGGTGCCCGGGTATCACACCACCGGGCGTTCTGCGGCTTTTTTTGCTGAAACCTATGGTAATGAGGTGGTTCAGAAGCTGACCCGAGCTTCCCGAAGCTTTTTCGAGACCCCCCCGGAAGGATTTTCCGATACACCGCTGCTGTCCGATCGCGGCGCGCTTTATGTAGCGCGGCCGGAACAGGAAGAGGCGCTGATCCGGGACTATAGGTATAAAAAAAAGGTCAGTCCTGATCTGGAGTTTTTGTCCGCAGCGGAAATCGAGGCGATGGTGCCTTGTCTGAAAAAGAACTATGCGGTGAGCGGGTATCGGGAGCCGGGATGCAAGGATATTGATGTGCATGCCCTGCATCAGGGATATCTTAGGGGTCTGAAGAAACAGGGCGGCGAAATATTATGCCAGACCGAAGTCTGCCAGATGGAAAAAACACGTGAGGGAGCCTGGCACGTATTGACGGGGACCCACGAGATAATGAGCCCGGTGGTGATCAATGCGGCCGGGGCTTGGGGAGATGTGGTGGCTCGGCTGGCGGGGGTGCGGCCGGTGAGGCTTCAGCCCAAACGCCGAACGGTGTTGACACTGGCGCTGAACGGGACCCCTTACGAGACCATTGTGCCGGCCGATATGCCCCTGACCCTGGATGCAGAGGATGACTTTTATTTCAAGCCGGAAAGTGGCGGTTTGCTGCTCAGCCCCTGTGACGAAACGGATTGTCCGCCCTGCGACGTGCAGCCGGATGAAATGGATATCGCCTATGCCATGAATCGCCTGGAGCAGGCCACACATATTCGCCTTAGGCATATCGAACGCAAATGGGCGGGATTGCGCACCTTTGCGGCCGACCGGGCGCCGGTGATCGGATATGACCCGACACGGGAAAATTATTTCTGGTGTGTGGGGCAGGGCGGTTTCGGGATACAGACCTCGCCCGCGCTTGGGCGTCTGGTCAGGGATCTGGTGTTGCGCCGCAATGTTGCGGGCCATTTGCAGCTGATGGATCTGAAACTGACGGAACTTACTGTTGAAAGACTGAGAGGTTAACCCTTTTTGCCAATCCGCGGCCGGTCGGCCGAGTGTGGCCCGAAACTTCTTTCAAGGGTTTGCGAGCTGTCTTCAGCAATGGAAATAGCCTCACTCAACAGTCCCAGAATGGTAATATTGTTGTTGAGCACGTGACGCGCTTCGGGCCGGTCGTCATCTGTGATCAGCGTGGCGCGTTTGATAATATCCTTGCGGATGATATGCAGAATATCCTCCAGCTTGTACCCTTCTGGGTTTTCTGCCGTTTTCAGAAAATGCGTCATAACCAGATCCCTCATAGATGATCCCCCTATTTCGGGGACCACTACACTCTACGGGAAAGCCGTTAAGGTTCGGTAAATTCAGGGACAACTTGCTGGAGTGGGGTAAGGGATGTTCCTTTTGCAGAACATCCCCCTGAAATTCCGGAGGCGGCTTCTTAACTGGCTGCTCGGGCGGCTTTTTTGCGCTCATGCGGGTCAAGATATCGTTTGCGCAGTCGGATATTGTTTGGGGTCACCTCCACCAGTTCATCATCATTGATATAGGCGATGGCTTCTTCCAGCGTGAGTTTGCGCGGCGGTGTGAGCTTGATGGCGTCATCCTTGCCGGCCGCGCGAATGTTGGTGAGTTGCTTTCCTTTGATGGGATTGACTTCCAGATCATTATCCCGGCTGTGTTCCCCGATGATCATCCCTTCATACAGTTCTTCCTGTGGATGAACCATGATGATGCCGCGCTCCTCAAGGTTAAACAGGGCATAGGCCACCGCCTTCCCGGCGCTGTTGGAGATGAGGACACCTTGGCGCCGTCCGGGGATACTGCCTTTATAGGGGCCGTAGCTGTGGAAAACCCGGTTCATTATGCCGGTGCCGCGGGTATCAGTGAGAAACTCTCCATGATAGCCGATCAGGCCGCGCGAGGGGGCGAGGAAGGTGATCCGGGTTTTGCCGCTGCCGGAGGGGCGCATATCGGTCATTTCCGCCTTGCGCAGGCTCATTTTTTCCACCACAACACCGGAATAGTCATCATCCACATCCACGACCACTTCTTCATAGGGTTCCAGACGCTGGCCGGTTTCGGGGTCCGTTTTGTAGAGCACCTGCGGACGGGAAATGCTGAGTTCAAATCCCTCGCGGCGCATAGTCTCGATCAGCACGCCAAGCTGTAATTCGCCGCGCCCGGCAACTTCAAAGCTGTCCTTGTCTTCACTTTCGATAACCCGGATCGCCACATTGCCTTCTGCTTCACGCAACAGGCGGTCGCGGATCAGGCGGCTGGTGACTTTTTTGCCATCGCGCCCGGCCAGCGGACTATCATTGACCGAGAAACGCATGCTCAGCGTTGGCGGGTCAATGGGCTGGGCCTTAAGTGGTTCGCTGACCTCGGGGGCACAGATGGTATCCGCGACGGTGCCTATGGACAGGCCGGCCAAGGCAATGATGTCGCCGGCTCTGGCTTCTTCCACCGGCACGCGTTCCAATCCGTGAAAGGACATCAGCTTACTGGCGCGGCCCTGTTCAATGACCTCACCTTTGGCGTTCAGAACCTTGATGGGGTCATTGACTTTAATGGTGCCGCTCTGCACCCGACCGGTCAGCACCCGTCCCATGAAATTATCCCGGTCGAGCATGGTGGCCAGCATGGTAAAGGGTTTGCGAATATTTTCTTCGCTGGCGACGGCCGGCACATCGAAATGCTCCAGAATGGTTTCAAACAGGGCATCGAGATTTTCGCGGGGGCCATCCAGATCCCGGTCCGCCCAGCCAGCGCGGCCGGAGGCGAACAGGGTTGGAAAGTCCAGTTGTTCCTCATTGGCGTCAAGCGCCACAAACAGGTCAAATACCTCGTCATGGACGTCATCCGGGCGGCCGTCGGGTTTATCCACCTTGTTGATCACCACGATGGGTTTCAGGCCCAGCGCCAGTGCCTTTGAAGTGACGAACTTGGTCTGCGGCATAGGGCCTTCTGCGGCATCCACCAGCAGGATCACCCCGTCCACCATGCTCAGGATCCGTTCCACCTCGCCCCCGAAATCGGCGTGGCCTGGCGTATCGACAATATTGATGCGGGTACCTTTCCAGTCCACGGCTGTACATTTGGCCAGGATGGTAATGCCGCGCTCTTTTTCCAGGTCGTTACTGTCCATGGCGCGTTCCTCAACGCGCTGGTTGTCCCGGAACATACCGCTTTGACGGAACATACTATCCACAAGAGTAGTTTTGCCATGATCAACATGGGCGATGATGGCGATATTGCGTAAAGACATATTTTCACTCGTCACATTTGAAACTATTGATCTGCCTTAAAAACTGTTGATCAATAGGCTGTCAGGGCCTATTTATATCGCAGTGCAAAACGGCATAAAATTCGGCGCAGTATAGTCATCTTTGTCTGTTTGTCCACGTGAATCTCCGGGAATAGGGGAGGATGAATTTCACAAGCGGATGGCGGAAGAGGCAAAGGGGCGGCCAGTATGGGACCATAAATTCAGCGTCCCATAAATTCTGCACCGCATAAATTCTGCACCCAAGGAAAAGGAAAGCTGCCATGAAAGCCATGATTGTTCGGGAATGTGGACCTCTGGAAAACCTGAAGCTGGAAGAGGTTCCCGATCCGCTTGCAGAGCCCGGGAAAGTTGTGATTGACATCAAGGCCTGCGGTGTCAACTTTGCTGACAGCCTGATGGTGGGCGGGACCTATCAGGTCAAGCCACCCTTGCCCTTTAGCCCCGGCCTGGAGGTGGCGGGATACATTGCGGAGGTTGGCCCCGGCGTCGAAGGCTGGCAGGTGGGGGACAGGGTCCAGGCCCTGACCAACTGGGGCGGATTTGCGGAAAAGGTGGCTGTGCCCGCCGAGGTGCTGATCCGGATCCCGGAAAACATGTCTTTTGAAGATGCAGCGAGTTTTGTGGTGGCCTATGGGACAAGTCATGTGGCGCTGGATTACCGGGCGCGGTTAAAGGCCGGAGAATGGCTGGTGGTAACCGGTGCTGGCGGCGGCGTGGGGTTAACAGCCGTGGAAATCGGCCATTTGATGGGCGCGAGGGTGATAGCACTTGCCGGGGATGATGAAAAACTGGCCGTCGCCCGGTCCAAGGGAGCAGAATTCACGGTCAATTACAAACATGAAGATGTTCGTGATCGTGTTAAGGAAATCACGGAAGGCGCTGGCGCCAATGTGGTGTATGATGCGGTGGGCGGGGATATTTTCCGGGCCTGTTTTCGGGCCATGGCGCCTGAGGGCCGCATGATGATCATTGGTTTTGCCAGCGGCGATGTGCCGCAGGTGCCTGCCAATCATCTTCTGGTGAAAAATATTGAACTGATCGGGTTTTACTGGGGCGCTTATAAGGAATTCAAACACCAGGTTCTGCTGGACAGCGCCACCGACCTGTTCCGTTGGTATGCCGAGGGGAAAATCAAACCGCATATTAGCAAGACCTTTCCGTTGGAGCAAGCCGTGGAGGCGATCCGCAGCCTCAAGGAACGGAAGTCTTCAGGTAAGGTGGTTGTCACCATGTAAAATGAGAGGGGCCAGAGGCCGCTCCGGAAGTCAAAGAACCTGCGCGCGCAGTAGCCGACAGGCTCTTGCCCCTTCCGCGGCGGCAGGGCCCCAGTGTTGATTGCCCCGCAATTCCGAATGCCCGATGGCGATTCGTCCGTGACGTTTTCGGATAATGTCGGGCGGGGCAGGCATGTCGTCACGCCCGGTATAAAATCCCGGTTCGGGAAGAACATAGGCATGTCCCCACCGGTTCAGGATGATGCCGGCGATGTCTCGCTGGTCATCAAAACCATGCGCGGCAAAAAGTTTTGTCATCAGCCGGCGTATTTTTTTCTCATATGTGGAAAAACTGGTGGATAAGAGCTCTGTGCGTCCCATCAGGCTTTGTTCCCGGGCCGAATGGCCGGGGTAATAGAACGGGATGTAAAAGGACAACACAGCCGGCGTGTCCGGTCGGAACGGTGGACGATAATCGCCCACATACATGGGGCGTTTCACAAGGGCGGCGAAGCCAAGATCACCGGTCCAGCGAAACCCCGAAATACCGAGTTTTTCAAGGAATTGCCAATGACGGACGGCCACATTCGCCACCAGCATAGGGGTATGGATAAAATGGGAATAAGCCGCGTGATGGGACGCAGGCAGGTCCTTGATGATGTATTTGTTGATCCAGCCCCCCGTGGCCATCACCACGGCACGGGCCCGGATTTTGAACAGGCGGCGGTCCTTGACATAGGTGATGGTGACATATTCCGCGTTCTCGGGGGCGCCTTCGTGCTGGACATTGGTGACGGTCGCTGACAGCCGCAGGCGTACTGGATTGTCTTTTTTATCCAGTTCCGAAAAACGGACCGAAGCCGTGATAATTTCTTCAAAAGAATCGCCGCCGGATAAGGCGTTGGGCAAAATTGCTTTCATGAAGCAGCGGGCAAAACCGTCATTGCCACCTGGAAAGGAATGCCGTTCCCCCAACGCAAAACCGTCTTCATAGAATGTATTGACCCCGGGCATGCCGATGGCATAGGCGGAATAGGCCGACAAAACATCCGAACCGCCGCCTGCGGCACTGGCCAAAATGGGATCCGCAAACTGCAACACGCCGGCATCAAGCCCCATAACATCTACAACAAATTGCCGGTAGGTCATGCTGTCCAGCCATTGCGCCAGATTTGCCGGGGCCTGGGGGCGTGTGGTCCAGTTTCGCCACCGCAGCGCCGCCTCACGCAGCTTTTGCGGCAGCGGTGTGTCCTCAAGATTGTTCTGCCAGGGATTTTTTACCCACACAGCTGCGCTATCATGGGGTGTTTGATCAAAAAAATATCCAATATCAATGTCATTTTCCAACCAGTACAGGAATCCGTAATCATCCTGGCCGAAGCGAATATCCTGTATGGACCGCGAAGCGGGGGGATAGTGGAAGGCGCGCGGAATATTCAGTTTGGCATAATAATACGCGTCGCCGGCTGCAAAGCTTTTTTCAGCTCGTTCAGGTATGGAAAACCCGTTTGCCCCTTGCGGCGCAATCAGGCGGACCCCATCGACCAGAAATTCGTTCCTTTTTGACTCTCCGCCAAATACGGGATGGTTTTCCAGGAGAAGCGCCTTTTCACCGCTTTTCCGGTTTTCGACAAACTCCAGCGCGGCGCCCAGACCGGCCATGCCGCCCCCCACAATAACAAGATCATAGATCTCGCCGGTGTCTATGGCGTGGCGCTCCAGTTCCGCCCGACCGTCACGAATGCTGTGGGCGCGAAAGACGACTTCCGGCGTATTGCCGTGAGAGTGCCGATAATCGCCGACTCCGCCATATCCGTACCACTCATCCCCAAGGTCACTGGCCGGGAGAAGGTCTTCGCTGGCCTGTGCGCCTTGCAGCAGGTCTAGTGGTGAGATGTCTGCACAAAGTACCGTTCCCATGCCAAGAAGTGAGGCGTTTAAAAAGTCGCGGCGGGTGATCATGGGGCTGTCCTTTTGATGGTCTGGTTGTCCATAAAAAGCCAGATAAGGTCTGGACGTGATCTTCCGGCTTGAGACCCATTATAATGACACTCCCCGCAAATAGAGAAGCCCTGTTTCTCCTGGCGCCATCAGCACATTATGACTTGGGCCGGATCGGCATATTATCAATCAGGCGGGTATTGCCGACAATCGCGGCCACCAGCACCCGACATGGACGACTGAGATCATGGACTTCCTGCAGAGTTTCGTCGTCTCGCACCTCAAGATACTGCACTTCCTTGCAGCCGGCAGCGATCAGGTGGTTGCGGCCCTGTTTGACGGCAGCGGCGATGGAGGTACGCCCTTGTTCCAGGTCATGGGCAATCTTGGCGAGGGTTTTGGGAATTTCTAGCGCGATTTTGCGTTCCTCCGGCGTGAGATAAACGTTGCGCGAAGAGGTCGCAAGGCCGTCTTCATCCCGTACAAGTCTGCCGGCCACGACTCGCACCGGGATATCCAGGTCCCGGACCAGACGCTTCAACACGGTAAGCTGCTGATAATCCTTTTCCCCGAAAATGACCACGTCGGGCTGACACTGGAGCAGCAGCTTGGTGACCACTGTGGTCACCCCGTCGAAATGGCCGGGTCGCATGGCGCCACACATATAGTCCGTAAGCTTGTCAATGGATACGGTGGTCAGGAACCCCGGAGGGTACATATCTTCCACGCTGGGCGCATAAAGCAGCTCAACCCCCGCTTCATCCAGTTTGGCGGCGTCCTGGGCTTCTTGCCTGGGATATTTGTCAAGATCTTCGCTAGGGCCAAACTGCATGGGATTGACAAAAATGCTAACCACGACCCGGTCACATTCCGCCTGCAATTGCTTGACAATGGAGATATGACCATGATGCAACGCGCCCATGGTTGGTACCAGGCCCACAGTCAGACCGGCTGTTTTCCACTCCTGCACCTGCTGGCGCAGATCGGGAACGGTCCTGACAATTTGGAGGTTTTTGAGCTTGCCTGCTGGCGACGGGGTTTCGGCGGACGGAACGTTTTTCGGTGGCATATATGAATCCTGTGGCTTTTTGGAATTTAAACTTAAACTTTATTGTGGTTTTAGTGAGACCCGGTCGAAATCCTGTAGTCTGTTCACCCGGATTATAGTTTTCAGGGTTTCCACATAGTCTCTGCCGCGTTCGGAATATTTGTCCAGGGTTTCCACCAGCGGCATGACCCTGATGTGCCCATTTTGCGCCTCACGAGCCCGGACTTCGCGGAATCTTGCGTAGGCGGGATGGGTGTTCAGATTTCTCATATACCCCTGAACGGCCTGAATAAGATAGGGAAAACGTTTGATTTTGTGATTTTTGCCGTCCTCCCTTCTCCGGGGCACCATGCCGTCATCATTGCCAAAGGTCCACTGGCCGTAAAGGGCGTTGCCCTTCTGGGCAAAGCGCGAGGTCCCCCAGCCGCTTTCAATAGCGGCCTGGGTCAGGGCAAGGGAAGGAGGAATCGCGTTCATGCGACAAAGCAGCCGGTACAGGTTTTCTTCTTTCATACGGTACTGTTTCAGCTTGCGCCGAATCCAGAACCATTCGCTCATGCGCAAATCGAGCCCGCTTTCCATTCTGCGGATCAGGCTGATAAGTTTTTTGCGATCCGCCAGAATCTGCTCGTTCGCCTTCAGAATCAACGGCAACATGGTGGCAATGAAGAGCTTTTTGCGTTCATCAATGTCCTGCATTCGGGGCAGTTCACGAGGCAGGCGGTCCAGATATAATCGCGGCACATCCGCCAAGCCTCTGCGAATGCTGGACAGATCATATCCGTATACGGCAAAATATTTTATGGCGCTGGTATTTTCAGGCAGCTTTAAGTGATGAACCAAAGAGGCTGGTGCAAAAAGAGTTCTGCTTTTTTCCACCTGATCAATGGCCACATATAATGGCAGCAGGAAAAAAAACACTATTGCAAAGGCCGGCGGAATAGTGTTTCTGATAAGGCGGTTATGGCGTTGTATCATATTCCGGGGCATAGGGATCTGGCATGTTTTACTTAACGAACTGTTGTCAGCGGTACAAATATATACGCATAAGTATTCCTGAATGCCAGACCCTTGATGCATAAAGCGCCATCGAGTGGGATTGGTTATTGAAGAACTATGAGACTACGGGTGTAAAGGGGATAGGGAATGACTGAAACGACATTGCCCAGAAAAATGTCCAAAACTCATGTGATTGTTGTCGGCAATGAAAAGGGGGGATCGGGCAAGTCCACCACCGCCATGCATATTGTTGTCAGTCTGTTGAAAAGAGACTTTCGGGTGGCGGTCATTGATCTGGATGCCCGCCAGAAATCCCTGGCTCGGTATCTGGAAAACCGCGAAAATTATGCCCGGGCCCATAAACTCAAACTGACTATGCCGGATGTTCATGTGCTTCCAAAAGCCACAGAAGGCACCCGCGAAGACATGGAGCGGGATGAAAAAAACCGGTTTGATACGTTGCTACAGCAGTTGCGCCGGGATTATGACTTTGTTCTGATTGACTGTCCCGGAAGTGACGTTCATCTGTCCCGCCTGGCTCATGCGGTGGCGGATACTCTGATTACGCCGATTAACGACAGTTTTGTGGATCTTGATCTTCTGGCGCAGGTCAATGCGGATAATTACAAGGTGGAACGGTTAAGCCTGTATAGCGAAATGGTCTGGAATGCACGCAAGCAGCGGGCGGTGGCGGACCGCGGTCAGATTGACTGGGTGGTGATGCGCAACCGGACGTCGGCCCTGGATGCGAAAAACAAACGGCGGGTGCATGATGCGCTCAAACAGTTGGAAAAACGTGTCGCATTTCGTTATGTAGCGGGGCTTGGTGAACGGGTG from the Luteithermobacter gelatinilyticus genome contains:
- a CDS encoding DUF1489 family protein, which produces MTVHLLKLCVGVDSVEHLVELRQGRPLHRAADGTPCNSHVTRFMPKRAEELLDGGSLYWVIKGFIQVRQKIIGFEPVKTDQGIKCRILLDPQLVRTESQPRRPHQGWRYLEPKDAPRDLPHGAQGADLPAELRSELQELGLI
- a CDS encoding NAD(P)/FAD-dependent oxidoreductase, which gives rise to MKSCDFLIIGGGIAGASAGYFLSPHGKVLVLEKEQVPGYHTTGRSAAFFAETYGNEVVQKLTRASRSFFETPPEGFSDTPLLSDRGALYVARPEQEEALIRDYRYKKKVSPDLEFLSAAEIEAMVPCLKKNYAVSGYREPGCKDIDVHALHQGYLRGLKKQGGEILCQTEVCQMEKTREGAWHVLTGTHEIMSPVVINAAGAWGDVVARLAGVRPVRLQPKRRTVLTLALNGTPYETIVPADMPLTLDAEDDFYFKPESGGLLLSPCDETDCPPCDVQPDEMDIAYAMNRLEQATHIRLRHIERKWAGLRTFAADRAPVIGYDPTRENYFWCVGQGGFGIQTSPALGRLVRDLVLRRNVAGHLQLMDLKLTELTVERLRG
- the typA gene encoding translational GTPase TypA, which gives rise to MSLRNIAIIAHVDHGKTTLVDSMFRQSGMFRDNQRVEERAMDSNDLEKERGITILAKCTAVDWKGTRINIVDTPGHADFGGEVERILSMVDGVILLVDAAEGPMPQTKFVTSKALALGLKPIVVINKVDKPDGRPDDVHDEVFDLFVALDANEEQLDFPTLFASGRAGWADRDLDGPRENLDALFETILEHFDVPAVASEENIRKPFTMLATMLDRDNFMGRVLTGRVQSGTIKVNDPIKVLNAKGEVIEQGRASKLMSFHGLERVPVEEARAGDIIALAGLSIGTVADTICAPEVSEPLKAQPIDPPTLSMRFSVNDSPLAGRDGKKVTSRLIRDRLLREAEGNVAIRVIESEDKDSFEVAGRGELQLGVLIETMRREGFELSISRPQVLYKTDPETGQRLEPYEEVVVDVDDDYSGVVVEKMSLRKAEMTDMRPSGSGKTRITFLAPSRGLIGYHGEFLTDTRGTGIMNRVFHSYGPYKGSIPGRRQGVLISNSAGKAVAYALFNLEERGIIMVHPQEELYEGMIIGEHSRDNDLEVNPIKGKQLTNIRAAGKDDAIKLTPPRKLTLEEAIAYINDDELVEVTPNNIRLRKRYLDPHERKKAARAAS
- a CDS encoding NAD(P)-binding protein; this translates as MITRRDFLNASLLGMGTVLCADISPLDLLQGAQASEDLLPASDLGDEWYGYGGVGDYRHSHGNTPEVVFRAHSIRDGRAELERHAIDTGEIYDLVIVGGGMAGLGAALEFVENRKSGEKALLLENHPVFGGESKRNEFLVDGVRLIAPQGANGFSIPERAEKSFAAGDAYYYAKLNIPRAFHYPPASRSIQDIRFGQDDYGFLYWLENDIDIGYFFDQTPHDSAAVWVKNPWQNNLEDTPLPQKLREAALRWRNWTTRPQAPANLAQWLDSMTYRQFVVDVMGLDAGVLQFADPILASAAGGGSDVLSAYSAYAIGMPGVNTFYEDGFALGERHSFPGGNDGFARCFMKAILPNALSGGDSFEEIITASVRFSELDKKDNPVRLRLSATVTNVQHEGAPENAEYVTITYVKDRRLFKIRARAVVMATGGWINKYIIKDLPASHHAAYSHFIHTPMLVANVAVRHWQFLEKLGISGFRWTGDLGFAALVKRPMYVGDYRPPFRPDTPAVLSFYIPFYYPGHSAREQSLMGRTELLSTSFSTYEKKIRRLMTKLFAAHGFDDQRDIAGIILNRWGHAYVLPEPGFYTGRDDMPAPPDIIRKRHGRIAIGHSELRGNQHWGPAAAEGARACRLLRAQVL
- a CDS encoding NADPH:quinone oxidoreductase family protein codes for the protein MKAMIVRECGPLENLKLEEVPDPLAEPGKVVIDIKACGVNFADSLMVGGTYQVKPPLPFSPGLEVAGYIAEVGPGVEGWQVGDRVQALTNWGGFAEKVAVPAEVLIRIPENMSFEDAASFVVAYGTSHVALDYRARLKAGEWLVVTGAGGGVGLTAVEIGHLMGARVIALAGDDEKLAVARSKGAEFTVNYKHEDVRDRVKEITEGAGANVVYDAVGGDIFRACFRAMAPEGRMMIIGFASGDVPQVPANHLLVKNIELIGFYWGAYKEFKHQVLLDSATDLFRWYAEGKIKPHISKTFPLEQAVEAIRSLKERKSSGKVVVTM
- the hisN gene encoding histidinol-phosphatase, which translates into the protein MSETLTSDKIREYINFLDTLAEASAKVTLKSFRQPLDVANKGRKLNTDFDPITEADKEAEQVIRTLIHQRYPEHDLVGEELGREHFGAEGWVERWSWIIDPIDGTRAFITGIPLWGTLIALNDGQQPVIGMLDQPYLKERFIGTPEGSMLNGTPIHTRACPDIGAATISTTDPIQLFATEEDRAAFERVAARATMMRNGYDCYAYAMLACGFIDIVIESGLEAYDIQALIPIVENAGGVVTTWEGGPADQGGQVVACGDTRLHTQVLDLLNG
- the mgtE gene encoding magnesium transporter, with amino-acid sequence MSEPEIADDVRKTKKKKKKKMKKLKQMLFQHSPELVREVLHALESGDEEQLDYLLSSLHSADLADLIEQLGSTDRQALIAYLGRDLDPDVLTELDESARDHVITQMDDKDVVAAMTRLESDDVIHVLEDLDEEDRQRIIDALPKDNRLAVEQGLSYPEDSAGRLLQRKLIAVPGLWSVGQVIDYLREETDLPEEFYEIFVTDPLHHPIGTVRLSHLLRTKRDVKISEIMDPDPKVVPVDMDQEEVAFLFRQYDLTSMGVVDKAGRLLGMITVDDVVDVIDEEVEEDILRMAGVQDSDISESVFEASRNRIIWLLINLGTALLASVVIAQFDATIEQMVALAILMPIVASLGGNAGNQTMTVAVRSLATRELTSSNARRVVSRELLIALLNGAALAVLIGILAALWFNNPALGGVISLAMIVNMIFAGLAGIVIPITLQRLKIDPALASTVLVTAVTDVIGFFAFLGLAALLLL
- a CDS encoding histidine kinase; this translates as MTHFLKTAENPEGYKLEDILHIIRKDIIKRATLITDDDRPEARHVLNNNITILGLLSEAISIAEDSSQTLERSFGPHSADRPRIGKKG